The Clostridia bacterium genome includes the window AAAAGTACCTTAAAAACAATATGCCGATTCTAATAATTTCTTCACTATCCGTAAAAATATTCATTAGGAAAGTCGGAAATATCACAAGTATAATACCAGTAGCCACCATAAGTCCAAAGGAGATTTCAGCTGTAAGATAGCCTGCCTTCTCTGCGCTTTTACAGTCTGCTGCGCCCAGCCTCTGACCGACAATTACACTGGTGCCCATTTCCAAGCCGAAGACAGGCATTGCGACAAGGCTGACTATTCTTATACATATTCCGAAGGCTGCTACGACGGCCACTCCGTAGGAGGCTATGAATCTCATTATTAAGAAGCTGCCAATATTTCTGAGAAGACCCTCCAAACCGGTAGGAAGACCTATTGACAAAAGCTTCATATCGATTGACTTAACGAAGTAGATTCCTCTCTTAAAACCTATTCTGATAAAGGTTCTGCCTGACATGAGTATATACAGACCTATAACAAATGCTATTGCTTGAGATATCACTGTAGCATAGGCTGCGCCGGCTATTCCAAGCCCCATCCCCTTAATTCCGATATAGGGTATAACATCAAAAATCATAATGGGGTCAAGCACCATATTCAAAACTCCTGAGAAAGCCATAATATAAAGCGGCTTCTTTGCATCTCCTATGCACCTTAATGCGGTATTCACAGTATAAGAGGAGAATGCCAGCGGGAGTGTTATAAGCCTTATCCTTCCATATATCGTTGCCTGGTCAAGTACCTCACGATTCCCAGCCAGCGGGCCTAAAATGTATGGGATAAGAAAGCTCATTCCAATACCTACAATAAGAGCAAGAAGAAACTTGAAAATTATCGTCTGTTCTATGGCTTCTATAGTTCTTTCCTTGTCCCCAGAACCGTAGTATCTTGATATTATTGATACGGAGCTGGTACCTACGATATCATTGACAATATTCAATATCCACCATACTGTTGCAAATATCGTTACTGCGGCTACCGAATTGATTGATAGCTTCGCCACCCATGCCATATCAACAATTTCATATAGTGTTTCGAACATCATACCCAGCATTGTAGGTATTGAAAGGGTAAGTATTCCTTTTAATAGGCTTTTTTGCTCTATCGTTTGTGTCATATTAACCCCCCAAAATAAAATGTATATTAACTATTTTAACCTTAATGCGCATTATTTTCTATATCGAATTTTATATTGGTCAAAGCTTATAGTCATGTACAGTAAAAGTATTTAAAGTTATAATTAAACAAATAATATATGCCAGTGAACATTTAAATTACAGGAGGATATTATGAAGGATTTAATAATTAAGGAGATTCAAGGACTTGGAGAACAGCTATCTGAGATAAGTGACTATATATGCAGCAACCCTGAAATGGGAAACAACGAATTCAAGGCAATGGAGAAGTTGACTTCCTTTCTTAAGGTGTGCGGGTTCTCTGTGGAAACAAACATCATAAACAAGCCCACAGCCTTCAAAGCTGTATATGACAGCTTAAAGCCAGGCCCCTCCGTATCCTTCCTTTGCGAGTATGACGCCCTGCCCGGCATAGGTCATGGCTGTGGTCACAATATGATTGGAACCATGGGGTGCGGAGCTGCAGTCGGCCTCAGCAAGGTGCTGGATAAAACAGGAGGACGTTTAATAGTGCTTGGCACCCCCGCGGAAGAAACAGATGGAGCAAAGGTAGCAATGGCAGAAAACGGAGTCTTCAGCGATATTGATGCAGCTATGATACTGCATCCTGAAGATACGACCTATGAGAGCGGCAGTTCTCTTGCAATGGATGCATTGCAATTCGACTTCAAGGGCAAGTCCAGCCATGCCGCAGCCTCTCCTCATGAAGGCATCAATGCACTGGATGCTGTTATACTCACCTTCAATGGAATAAATGCTTTAAGACAGCATGTTACCTCCGATGTCAGAATACACGGCATCGTTAAGGAGGGCGGAAAAGCCGCCAATATTGTACCGGACAGAGCTATTGCACAGTTTTATGTAAGAGCG containing:
- a CDS encoding M20 family metallopeptidase, with amino-acid sequence MKDLIIKEIQGLGEQLSEISDYICSNPEMGNNEFKAMEKLTSFLKVCGFSVETNIINKPTAFKAVYDSLKPGPSVSFLCEYDALPGIGHGCGHNMIGTMGCGAAVGLSKVLDKTGGRLIVLGTPAEETDGAKVAMAENGVFSDIDAAMILHPEDTTYESGSSLAMDALQFDFKGKSSHAAASPHEGINALDAVILTFNGINALRQHVTSDVRIHGIVKEGGKAANIVPDRAIAQFYVRAGKKKYLKKVAEKVKNIARGAAMMTGASLEISNYEISYDDMNTNQNLSKAFVENLKQVGVNDIHPQRSSSGSIDMGNVSNVVPAIHPYISISDTKLVGHTSEFRDATMTDKAHDALIKGSCALALTGYDVLTDKELLKRIKEEFASIGSTPSTP
- a CDS encoding MATE family efflux transporter → MTQTIEQKSLLKGILTLSIPTMLGMMFETLYEIVDMAWVAKLSINSVAAVTIFATVWWILNIVNDIVGTSSVSIISRYYGSGDKERTIEAIEQTIIFKFLLALIVGIGMSFLIPYILGPLAGNREVLDQATIYGRIRLITLPLAFSSYTVNTALRCIGDAKKPLYIMAFSGVLNMVLDPIMIFDVIPYIGIKGMGLGIAGAAYATVISQAIAFVIGLYILMSGRTFIRIGFKRGIYFVKSIDMKLLSIGLPTGLEGLLRNIGSFLIMRFIASYGVAVVAAFGICIRIVSLVAMPVFGLEMGTSVIVGQRLGAADCKSAEKAGYLTAEISFGLMVATGIILVIFPTFLMNIFTDSEEIIRIGILFLRYFSIAALFMGPAGSLASILFGAGDNTPSMLGALISVWLVQIPLLFVFVQLMHLGVEWVWITYIFAYFVQFLNILYFVKKGKWKDKCVI